The following is a genomic window from Hemibagrus wyckioides isolate EC202008001 linkage group LG22, SWU_Hwy_1.0, whole genome shotgun sequence.
taatttgtacaacaaaatattttaatgaaaatcaaGACTGATATCCTATGAACTcctctgacctgtgtgtgtgtgtgtgtgtgtgaactggcAGCGTATGAGGGTATGACAGAGAGGgtaagacagaaagaaattagTCCACATCAGACTCGCAAGTGTGGCAGAGGTGTAATTGGCTCCCCCATCAGTGCAGGCCTGGTGAGCCCATGCCTTGCATTGCCAGCACTGTACCCAAACCTCTTTTGGTTTCGAGTAACTCTCCAAACAAACAATGCAAAAATctggttttggttttgttttcatttaactTTCTCTTAGCTTTCTGGTGCTCCTTTTCCTGTTCCAGTGCCTCTTTCTCTGGGGTATCTGTAAGAATTGCAGTCTTCcgctttctttttccatttcctttggaaatggaaaaagaaaaagaacctAACAATCCCAGGAATCTCATAAATTGACATTGCCAGCCCTGGGTGGCTCTTCATCCATGAGTCACAGAAGGAGTTCACAGCTCGTTTTAGGGGACCATAAACATTACGATCCAGTGGCTGTAGTTTGTGAGAGCAGTGAGGTGGAAAGGAAAGCAAGACAATACCATTGTCTCTACAGAAATTTATTCCTGTCAGAGACAAATGGGATGTGTGGTTGTCCAGTATAAGCAGGACTTTAGCATCCACTGAGGACTTAGTGTGGTGTTGGAAATGCTTCAGAAACACGATAAAGTCTTCTTCCAGCATCCACACAGATGCATTGGCTGTTCCAATGCATCCAGGTGGGCCATCACGGATAAAATGTTCTTTGAAATGAACACGAGGGAATACAAAGTGAGGTGGGATCATATTCCTCAGTGCATTGACTGCACAAGCAAGGGTCACAAGTGTCCCTCTTTCTGCTGATGTGGCTGACCCAAACTGTCTACCGCCACGCCTGGCAACAATATTCTCTGGGTTTTGGACAGTTGTTACCCCTGTTTCATCCATGTTCCAGACATCTTTAGCATGAAATTTGTGCTTATCAAGCACTTTTCCAAGATTGTCAAAAAACTGGGAAACAATATGTCTATTAAAACTTGTGGCTCTAGATAAACTGGTGGGTTGTGGGCACCGTATAGAAAGACATGGCTGCCTCTTCATAAAAGCCAAGAACCAGTCACGGCTGGCCATGGAGTTGTCATTCCAGGATGCAGGATAATTACAGTGATAATGTACAGCCAGCTGAAAGGCAAATCGACGAacctaaaaaatgtaaaaataaaaaaaaaagaaatcctaaACAGTGTTTAGGGTTTAATatattctgtttctttttacttcactctcttattc
Proteins encoded in this region:
- the LOC131343686 gene encoding uncharacterized protein LOC131343686 codes for the protein MPRERKRTTDSLTTLSVLMLAANMVKDEGRTVRSVAKDFVICHTTLYRFMKKREKLGPGEEANAGYWTPRRVFSEQQEKSLAEYLKTAADLFYGLSTKEVRRFAFQLAVHYHCNYPASWNDNSMASRDWFLAFMKRQPCLSIRCPQPTSLSRATSFNRHIVSQFFDNLGKVLDKHKFHAKDVWNMDETGVTTVQNPENIVARRGGRQFGSATSAERGTLVTLACAVNALRNMIPPHFVFPRVHFKEHFIRDGPPGCIGTANASVWMLEEDFIVFLKHFQHHTKSSVDAKVLLILDNHTSHLSLTGINFCRDNGIVLLSFPPHCSHKLQPLDRNVYGPLKRAVNSFCDSWMKSHPGLAMSIYEIPGIVRFFFFFHFQRKWKKKAEDCNSYRYPRERGTGTGKGAPES